A single region of the Roseivivax sp. THAF197b genome encodes:
- a CDS encoding succinate dehydrogenase assembly factor 2, translating to MISEQPRDGEPRDIRIKRLKMRSMRRGIKEMDLILIHFSQARLDAMDDAGLGLYDALLSENDQDLYQWVTGQVAPPARFSGLVAEIAATSEGVVADIR from the coding sequence ATGATTTCGGAACAGCCACGCGACGGAGAGCCCCGCGACATCCGCATCAAGCGTCTGAAAATGCGCTCCATGCGGCGCGGCATCAAGGAAATGGATCTGATTCTGATCCATTTCTCCCAAGCGCGCCTCGATGCGATGGATGATGCGGGGCTGGGCCTTTATGACGCTCTGCTGTCGGAGAACGATCAGGACCTCTACCAATGGGTGACGGGCCAGGTGGCGCCTCCCGCGCGCTTTTCGGGCCTTGTTGCGGAGATCGCGGCCACGTCGGAAGGGGTCGTGGCTGATATCCGCTAA
- a CDS encoding multiprotein-bridging factor 1 family protein, whose protein sequence is MMSDVDWYGPDAATFGDRVAAAREAAGMSPEQLARRIGVKARTLQNWENDLSEPRANKLSMLSGLLNVSMIWLLTGEGEGVVGPGEAETSSGDLRDAITELRAIRTDMKALAERAGHLEKRLRNALATEPT, encoded by the coding sequence ATGATGAGCGATGTTGACTGGTACGGCCCCGATGCCGCGACCTTCGGCGACCGCGTGGCCGCCGCGCGGGAGGCCGCTGGCATGAGCCCGGAGCAGCTGGCCCGGCGCATTGGGGTCAAGGCGCGTACCCTGCAGAACTGGGAGAATGACCTGTCGGAGCCGCGCGCGAACAAGCTGTCGATGCTGTCGGGGCTCTTGAACGTGTCGATGATCTGGCTCCTGACCGGCGAGGGGGAAGGCGTGGTCGGCCCGGGCGAGGCCGAGACCAGCTCCGGCGATCTGCGCGACGCGATCACGGAATTGCGCGCGATCCGCACGGATATGAAAGCCCTTGCAGAGCGGGCCGGACATCTTGAAAAGCGGCTGCGCAACGCCCTGGCAACGGAGCCCACATGA
- the rpoB gene encoding DNA-directed RNA polymerase subunit beta, whose translation MAQSYLGQKRLRKYYGKIREVLEMPNLIEVQKSSYDLFLKSGDQLEPMDGEGIKGVFQSVFPIKDFNETSILEFVSYELEKPKYDVDECQQRDMTYAAPLKVTLRLIVFDVDEDTGAKSVKDIKEQDVFMGDMPLMTPNGTFIVNGTERVIVSQMHRSPGVFFDHDKGKTHSSGKLLFACRIIPYRGSWLDFEFDAKDLVFARIDRRRKLPVTTLLYALGLDQEAIMDAYYDTVDFELEKGKGWKTKFFPDRVRGTRPTHDLIDADTGEVIAEAGKKVTPRAVKKLKDEGKVENLLVPFDDIVGRFVAKDIINEETGAIYAEAGDELTWTVDKDGEVTGGTLKELVDAGVTSIPVLDIDNITVGPYMRNTMANDKNMNRDTALMDIYRVMRPGEPPTVEAASALFDTLFFDGERYDLSAVGRVKMNMRLALDKPDTQRTLDREDIVACIKALVDLRDGRGDIDDIDHLGNRRVRSVGELMENQYRVGLLRMERAIKERMSSVEIDTVMPQDLINAKPAAAAVREFFGSSQLSQFMDQTNPLSEVTHKRRLSALGPGGLTRERAGFEVRDVHPTHYGRMCPIETPEGPNIGLINSLATFARVNKYGFIETPYRVVKDSQVTDEVHYMSATEEMRHTIAQANASLNDDGKFVNDLVNTRQSGDYTLAPADSVDLIDVSPKQLVSVAASLIPFLENDDANRALMGSNMQRQAVPTLRSEAPLVGTGIEGIVARDSGASIMAKRGGIIDQVDATRIVVRATQDLEPGDPGVDIYRLRKFQRSNQNTCINQRPLVTVGMEVEKGEVIADGPSTDMGELALGKNVIVAFMPWNGYNYEDSILISERISQDDVFTSVHIEEFEVAARDTKLGPEEITRDIPNVGEEALRNLDEAGIVYIGADVEPGDILVGKITPKGESPMTPEEKLLRAIFGEKASDVRDTSLRVKPGDYGTVVEVRVFNRHGVEKDERALQIEREEIESLARDRDDELAILDRNIYARLKSMILGKTAVKGPKGVKANSEITEELLDSLTRSQWWQLALGEEEEAKFVEALNEQYEAQKRALDARFDDKVEKVRRGDDLPPGVMKMVKVFVAVKRKLQPGDKMAGRHGNKGVISKVVPIEDMPFLADGTPVDFCLNPLGVPSRMNVGQILETHMGWAARGLGIKIDDALQDYRRTGDLSPVREAMHTAYGDDVFDEGIASMSDDELVAAASNVTRGVPIATPVFDGAKEPDVNDALKRAGFDQSGQSILFDGRTGEQFARPVTVGVKYLLKLHHLVDDKIHARSTGPYSLVTQQPLGGKAQFGGQRFGEMEVWALEAYGAAYTLQEMLTVKSDDVAGRTKVYESIVKGEDNFEAGVPESFNVLVKEVRGLGLNMELLDAEEDEE comes from the coding sequence ATGGCGCAATCCTACCTTGGCCAGAAACGTCTTCGTAAATATTACGGAAAAATTCGTGAAGTGCTGGAGATGCCGAACCTCATCGAGGTTCAGAAATCCTCCTACGACCTGTTCCTGAAGTCCGGCGACCAGCTGGAGCCGATGGACGGAGAAGGCATCAAGGGTGTCTTCCAGTCGGTCTTCCCGATCAAGGATTTCAACGAGACGTCCATCCTCGAATTCGTGTCCTACGAGCTCGAGAAGCCCAAATACGATGTCGATGAATGCCAGCAGCGCGACATGACCTATGCCGCGCCGCTGAAGGTGACCCTGCGTCTCATCGTGTTCGATGTGGACGAGGATACCGGCGCGAAGTCCGTTAAGGACATCAAGGAGCAGGACGTCTTCATGGGCGACATGCCCCTGATGACACCGAACGGCACGTTCATCGTCAACGGCACCGAGCGCGTCATCGTCTCCCAGATGCACCGCTCCCCGGGCGTGTTCTTCGATCACGACAAGGGCAAGACGCACAGCTCGGGCAAGCTGCTCTTTGCCTGCCGCATCATTCCCTATCGCGGCTCGTGGCTCGACTTCGAGTTCGACGCCAAGGATCTCGTCTTCGCCCGCATCGACCGCCGCCGGAAGCTTCCGGTGACGACGCTCCTCTACGCGCTTGGTCTCGACCAGGAAGCGATCATGGATGCGTATTACGACACGGTCGATTTCGAGCTCGAGAAGGGCAAGGGCTGGAAGACGAAGTTCTTCCCCGACCGCGTGCGCGGCACCCGTCCAACCCATGACCTGATCGACGCCGATACCGGCGAAGTGATCGCCGAGGCGGGCAAGAAAGTCACGCCGCGCGCGGTCAAGAAGCTGAAGGACGAGGGCAAGGTCGAGAATCTTCTCGTGCCCTTCGACGATATCGTGGGCCGGTTCGTCGCCAAGGACATCATCAACGAAGAGACGGGCGCGATCTACGCCGAGGCCGGCGATGAGCTGACCTGGACCGTCGACAAGGATGGTGAAGTCACCGGCGGCACGCTCAAGGAGCTTGTCGATGCAGGCGTGACCAGCATCCCCGTCCTCGACATCGATAACATCACCGTGGGCCCGTACATGCGGAACACCATGGCGAACGACAAGAACATGAACCGCGACACCGCGCTCATGGATATCTATCGCGTCATGCGTCCGGGCGAGCCCCCCACCGTGGAGGCCGCCTCGGCGCTCTTCGACACGCTGTTCTTCGATGGCGAGCGCTACGACCTGTCGGCCGTGGGCCGCGTGAAGATGAACATGCGTCTCGCGCTCGACAAGCCCGACACCCAGCGCACGCTGGACCGCGAAGACATCGTCGCCTGCATCAAGGCGCTGGTGGATCTGCGCGACGGGCGCGGCGATATCGACGACATCGACCACCTCGGCAACCGCCGGGTGCGTTCGGTCGGCGAGCTGATGGAAAACCAGTACCGCGTGGGTCTGCTGCGCATGGAGCGCGCCATCAAGGAGCGCATGTCGTCGGTCGAGATCGACACCGTCATGCCGCAGGACCTGATCAACGCGAAGCCCGCCGCGGCGGCGGTGCGTGAATTCTTCGGCTCCTCGCAGCTGTCGCAGTTCATGGACCAGACCAACCCGCTGTCGGAAGTGACGCACAAGCGGCGTCTGTCGGCCCTCGGGCCCGGCGGTCTGACGCGCGAGCGCGCAGGCTTCGAGGTGCGCGACGTGCACCCGACCCATTACGGTCGCATGTGCCCGATCGAGACGCCGGAAGGTCCGAACATCGGCCTGATCAACTCGCTCGCCACCTTCGCGCGGGTGAACAAGTACGGCTTCATCGAAACGCCCTACCGCGTGGTCAAGGACAGCCAGGTGACCGATGAGGTCCACTACATGTCCGCCACCGAGGAGATGCGCCACACGATCGCGCAGGCCAACGCGTCGCTCAACGATGACGGCAAGTTCGTCAACGATCTGGTTAACACCCGCCAGTCGGGCGACTACACGCTGGCGCCTGCGGACAGTGTCGATCTCATCGACGTCTCGCCGAAGCAGTTGGTGTCGGTCGCGGCCTCGCTCATCCCGTTCCTCGAGAACGACGACGCGAACCGCGCTCTGATGGGCTCGAACATGCAGCGGCAGGCCGTGCCGACGCTGCGCTCCGAAGCGCCGCTCGTGGGCACGGGCATCGAGGGCATCGTCGCCCGCGATTCCGGCGCGTCCATCATGGCCAAGCGCGGCGGCATCATCGACCAGGTCGACGCGACCCGGATCGTTGTGCGCGCAACGCAGGACCTTGAGCCGGGCGATCCGGGCGTGGACATCTACCGTCTGCGCAAGTTCCAGCGTTCGAACCAGAACACCTGCATCAACCAGCGTCCGCTGGTCACCGTGGGCATGGAAGTCGAGAAGGGTGAAGTGATCGCGGATGGCCCGTCCACGGATATGGGGGAACTGGCGCTCGGCAAGAACGTCATCGTCGCCTTCATGCCCTGGAACGGCTACAACTACGAGGACTCCATCCTCATCTCTGAGCGGATCTCGCAGGACGACGTCTTCACCTCGGTCCATATCGAGGAATTCGAAGTCGCCGCCCGTGACACCAAGCTCGGGCCCGAGGAGATCACCCGCGACATCCCGAACGTGGGCGAGGAGGCGCTGCGCAACCTCGACGAGGCGGGCATCGTCTATATCGGTGCCGATGTGGAGCCGGGCGATATCCTCGTGGGCAAGATCACGCCGAAGGGCGAAAGCCCGATGACGCCGGAAGAGAAACTCCTCCGCGCCATCTTCGGCGAAAAGGCCTCGGACGTGCGCGACACCTCGCTGCGGGTGAAGCCGGGCGATTACGGCACCGTCGTGGAAGTCCGCGTCTTCAACCGTCACGGCGTCGAGAAGGACGAACGTGCGCTGCAGATCGAGCGCGAAGAGATCGAAAGCCTCGCGCGCGACCGCGACGACGAGCTGGCGATCCTCGACCGCAACATCTACGCGCGTCTGAAGTCCATGATCCTCGGCAAGACCGCCGTGAAGGGCCCCAAGGGCGTGAAGGCAAACTCGGAAATCACCGAGGAATTGCTGGACAGCCTGACCCGGAGCCAGTGGTGGCAACTCGCCCTCGGTGAGGAAGAGGAAGCCAAGTTCGTGGAGGCCCTGAACGAGCAGTACGAGGCGCAGAAGCGCGCGCTCGATGCCCGGTTCGACGACAAGGTCGAGAAGGTGCGCCGCGGCGACGATCTGCCCCCGGGCGTGATGAAGATGGTCAAGGTCTTCGTGGCGGTGAAGCGCAAGCTGCAGCCGGGCGACAAGATGGCCGGCCGTCACGGCAACAAGGGCGTCATCTCGAAGGTCGTGCCGATCGAGGACATGCCGTTCCTTGCGGATGGTACTCCGGTCGACTTCTGCCTCAACCCGCTCGGCGTGCCGAGCCGGATGAACGTGGGTCAGATCCTCGAGACGCATATGGGCTGGGCCGCGCGCGGTCTGGGCATCAAGATCGACGATGCCCTGCAGGATTATCGCCGCACCGGCGACCTGAGCCCCGTGCGCGAGGCGATGCACACGGCCTATGGCGACGACGTCTTCGACGAAGGCATCGCGTCTATGTCGGATGACGAGCTGGTGGCCGCGGCCTCCAACGTCACCCGCGGCGTGCCGATTGCGACGCCGGTCTTCGACGGCGCGAAGGAGCCTGACGTCAACGATGCGCTCAAGCGCGCGGGCTTCGACCAGTCGGGTCAGTCGATCCTGTTCGACGGCCGCACGGGCGAGCAATTCGCGCGTCCGGTGACCGTGGGTGTGAAGTACCTGCTGAAGCTGCACCACCTCGTGGACGACAAGATCCACGCGCGCTCGACCGGGCCTTACAGCCTCGTCACGCAGCAGCCGCTCGGTGGTAAGGCACAGTTCGGCGGTCAGCGTTTCGGCGAGATGGAAGTCTGGGCGCTCGAAGCCTATGGCGCGGCCTACACCCTGCAGGAAATGCTGACGGTGAAGTCCGACGACGTGGCAGGCCGGACCAAGGTCTACGAGAGCATCGTCAAGGGCGAGGACAATTTCGAGGCCGGTGTGCCGGAATCGTTCAACGTTCTCGTCAAGGAGGTCCGGGGTCTGGGCCTCAACATGGAACTCCTGGATGCGGAGGAAGACGAAGAGTAA
- the rpoC gene encoding DNA-directed RNA polymerase subunit beta' gives MNQEITNNPFNPLTPPKVFDEIKVSLASPERILSWSFGEIKKPETINYRTFKPERDGLFCARIFGPIKDYECLCGKYKRMKYRGVVCEKCGVEVTLQKVRRERMGHIELAAPCAHIWFLKSLPSRIGLMLDMTLRDLERVLYFENYVVIEPGLTDLTYGQMLNEDEFLDAQDQYGMDAFTANIGAEAIREMLAQIDLESEADRLREELKEATGELKPKKIIKRLKVVENFLESGNRPEWMIMTVIPVIPPELRPLVPLDGGRFATSDLNDLYRRVINRNNRLKRLIELRAPDIIVRNEKRMLQESVDALFDNGRRGRVITGANKRPLKSLSDMLKGKQGRFRQNLLGKRVDFSGRSVIVTGPELKLHQCGLPKKMALELFKPFIYSRLEAKGLSSTVKQAKKLVEKERPEVWDILDEVIREHPVLLNRAPTLHRLGIQAFEPILIEGKAIQLHPLVCSAFNADFDGDQMAVHVPLSLEAQLEARVLMMSTNNVLSPANGAPIIVPSQDMILGLYYTTIMREGMKGEGMIFSSTEEVEHALNAGEVHLHAKIQCRVKQIDAEGQEVYTRFETTPGRARLGALLPMNNKAPFDLVNTLLRKKDVQKVIDTVYRYCGQKESVIFCDQIMTMGFKEAFKAGISFGKDDMVIPDSKWPIVEETRDQVKDFEQQYMDGLITQGEKYNKVVDAWSKCNDKVTEAMMSTISSAQHDTDGSEMEPNSVYMMAHSGARGSVTQMKQLGGMRGLMAKPNGDIIETPIISNFKEGLTVLEYFNSTHGARKGLSDTALKTANSGYLTRRLVDVAQDCIVRMKDCGTENSITCEAAINDGEMVASIGERLLGRVAAEDVVKPGTDEVLCKHGQLIDERTADAIEEAAVQTVRIRSPLTCEAEEGVCAMCYGRDLARGTMVNVGEAVGIIAAQSIGEPGTQLTMRTFHIGGVAQGGQQSFLEASQSGKIEYDNPNTLVNAAGDLLVMGRNMKIRIVDENGAERASHKVGYGTKLFVKEGDTIERGDKLFEWDPYTLPIIAEKDGTARLVDLVNGVAVREETDDATGMSQKIVMDWRAAPKGNELKPEIILQDEGGEPVRNDQGNPITYPMSVDAILSVEDGDAVKAGDVVARIPREGAKTKDITGGLPRVAELFEARRPKDHAIIAEIDGYVRFGKDYKNKRRISIEPADENVDPKEYMIPKGKHIPVAEGDYVQKGDYIMDGNPAPHDILSIMGVEALANYMIDEVQDVYRLQGVKINDKHVEVIVRQMLQKWEILHSGDTTLLKGEHVDKVEFDEANAKAEKKGGRPAQGEPILLGITKASLQTRSFISAASFQETTRVLTEASVQGKVDTLVGLKENVIVGRLIPAGTGGATTNVQKIATDRDNVVIEARRAEAEEAARLAAPEQSADTVGGDAFDTVIEDTTESRE, from the coding sequence ATGAACCAGGAAATCACGAACAACCCGTTCAATCCCCTGACCCCGCCCAAGGTCTTCGACGAGATCAAGGTGTCGCTGGCCAGCCCCGAGCGGATCCTCTCTTGGTCCTTCGGCGAGATCAAGAAGCCCGAGACGATCAACTACCGCACGTTCAAGCCCGAGCGTGACGGCCTGTTCTGCGCGCGCATCTTCGGTCCGATCAAGGATTACGAATGCCTCTGCGGCAAGTACAAGCGCATGAAATATCGCGGCGTCGTCTGCGAAAAGTGCGGCGTCGAGGTTACCCTGCAGAAGGTCCGCCGCGAGCGCATGGGCCATATCGAACTGGCCGCACCCTGCGCCCATATCTGGTTCCTGAAGTCGCTGCCCTCGCGCATCGGCCTCATGCTGGACATGACGCTGCGAGACCTCGAGCGCGTGCTCTATTTCGAAAACTACGTCGTGATCGAGCCGGGCCTGACGGACCTGACCTATGGCCAGATGCTGAACGAGGATGAATTCCTCGACGCGCAGGACCAATACGGCATGGACGCCTTCACCGCCAATATCGGCGCCGAGGCGATCCGCGAAATGCTGGCCCAGATCGACCTGGAATCCGAAGCCGACCGCCTGCGCGAGGAGCTGAAGGAAGCCACGGGCGAGCTGAAGCCCAAGAAGATCATCAAGCGCTTGAAAGTGGTCGAGAACTTCCTTGAATCGGGCAACCGTCCCGAGTGGATGATCATGACCGTGATCCCGGTCATTCCGCCGGAACTGCGCCCGCTGGTGCCGCTGGACGGTGGCCGCTTTGCGACCTCGGACCTCAACGATCTTTATCGTCGTGTGATCAACCGGAACAACCGTCTCAAGCGCCTTATCGAGCTGCGCGCGCCCGACATCATCGTCCGCAACGAAAAGCGGATGCTGCAGGAATCTGTCGACGCCCTGTTCGACAACGGCCGTCGCGGTCGCGTCATCACCGGTGCCAACAAGCGCCCGCTGAAGTCGCTCTCGGACATGCTCAAGGGCAAGCAGGGTCGCTTCCGTCAGAACCTTCTGGGTAAGCGCGTCGACTTCTCGGGCCGTTCGGTCATCGTGACCGGTCCGGAGCTGAAGCTGCATCAATGCGGCCTGCCCAAGAAGATGGCGCTCGAGCTCTTCAAGCCGTTCATCTACTCGCGGCTTGAGGCCAAGGGCCTCAGCTCGACCGTGAAACAAGCGAAGAAACTGGTTGAGAAAGAGCGTCCCGAGGTTTGGGACATCCTCGACGAGGTGATCCGCGAACACCCCGTGCTGCTGAACCGTGCGCCCACGCTGCACCGTCTCGGCATCCAGGCGTTCGAGCCGATCCTGATCGAAGGCAAGGCGATCCAGCTGCACCCGCTCGTTTGTTCGGCCTTCAACGCCGACTTCGACGGTGACCAGATGGCCGTGCACGTGCCGCTCTCGCTCGAGGCGCAGCTCGAAGCGCGTGTCCTGATGATGTCCACGAACAACGTTCTGTCGCCTGCCAACGGCGCACCGATCATCGTGCCGTCGCAGGACATGATCCTGGGTCTCTACTACACCACGATCATGCGTGAAGGCATGAAGGGCGAAGGCATGATCTTCTCCTCGACCGAGGAGGTGGAGCACGCGCTGAACGCCGGTGAAGTGCATCTGCACGCCAAGATCCAGTGCCGTGTGAAGCAGATCGATGCCGAAGGTCAGGAAGTCTACACGCGCTTCGAGACGACGCCCGGCCGGGCCCGCCTCGGTGCGCTCCTGCCGATGAACAACAAGGCGCCCTTCGATCTGGTGAACACGCTCCTTCGAAAGAAAGACGTGCAGAAGGTCATCGACACCGTCTACCGCTATTGCGGTCAGAAGGAGTCGGTCATCTTCTGTGACCAGATCATGACCATGGGCTTCAAGGAAGCGTTCAAGGCGGGCATCTCGTTCGGCAAGGATGACATGGTCATTCCGGACTCGAAGTGGCCCATCGTCGAAGAGACGCGCGATCAGGTGAAGGACTTCGAACAGCAATACATGGACGGCCTGATCACCCAGGGTGAGAAGTACAACAAGGTCGTCGATGCCTGGTCGAAGTGTAACGACAAGGTCACCGAGGCGATGATGTCCACCATCTCGTCGGCGCAGCATGACACCGACGGGTCCGAGATGGAGCCGAACTCGGTCTACATGATGGCGCATTCCGGTGCCCGTGGCTCGGTCACGCAGATGAAGCAGTTGGGCGGCATGCGCGGCCTGATGGCCAAGCCGAACGGCGACATCATCGAGACGCCGATCATCTCGAACTTCAAGGAAGGTCTGACCGTTCTTGAATACTTCAACTCGACGCACGGCGCCCGGAAGGGTCTGTCGGACACCGCGCTCAAGACCGCGAACTCCGGTTACCTGACCCGTCGTCTCGTGGACGTGGCGCAGGATTGCATCGTGCGGATGAAGGATTGCGGCACCGAGAACTCGATCACCTGCGAAGCGGCCATCAACGACGGCGAAATGGTCGCTTCCATCGGCGAGCGTCTCCTGGGCCGCGTCGCGGCGGAGGACGTGGTGAAGCCGGGCACGGACGAAGTGCTCTGCAAGCATGGCCAGCTCATCGACGAGCGCACGGCCGATGCGATCGAGGAGGCGGCGGTTCAGACCGTGCGCATTCGCTCGCCGCTGACCTGCGAAGCCGAAGAGGGCGTCTGCGCCATGTGTTACGGGCGTGACCTCGCGCGCGGCACCATGGTCAACGTGGGCGAAGCGGTCGGCATCATCGCGGCACAATCCATCGGTGAGCCGGGCACGCAGCTGACGATGCGGACGTTCCACATCGGCGGCGTTGCCCAGGGTGGTCAGCAATCCTTCCTCGAGGCGTCGCAATCGGGCAAGATCGAGTATGACAACCCGAACACGCTGGTGAACGCGGCAGGCGATCTTCTGGTCATGGGGCGGAACATGAAGATCCGCATCGTGGACGAGAACGGCGCCGAGCGTGCAAGCCACAAGGTCGGTTACGGCACCAAGCTCTTCGTCAAGGAAGGCGACACGATCGAGCGCGGCGACAAGCTGTTCGAATGGGATCCCTATACCCTGCCGATCATCGCCGAGAAGGACGGCACCGCCCGTCTGGTGGACCTCGTGAACGGCGTCGCCGTCCGCGAAGAGACCGACGATGCGACCGGCATGTCCCAGAAGATCGTCATGGACTGGCGTGCTGCCCCCAAGGGCAACGAGCTCAAGCCCGAGATCATCCTGCAGGATGAGGGCGGCGAGCCCGTGCGCAACGATCAGGGCAACCCGATCACCTACCCGATGTCGGTGGATGCGATCCTCTCCGTTGAGGATGGCGACGCGGTCAAGGCCGGTGACGTGGTGGCGCGGATCCCGCGCGAAGGTGCGAAGACGAAGGACATCACCGGTGGTCTGCCGCGTGTGGCCGAACTCTTTGAGGCCCGTCGTCCCAAGGATCACGCGATCATCGCCGAAATCGACGGCTATGTGCGCTTCGGCAAGGACTACAAGAACAAGCGCCGGATCTCGATCGAGCCCGCGGATGAGAATGTGGACCCCAAGGAATACATGATCCCCAAGGGCAAGCACATCCCGGTGGCCGAAGGCGATTACGTCCAGAAGGGCGACTACATCATGGACGGCAACCCTGCGCCGCATGACATCCTGTCCATCATGGGTGTCGAGGCGCTGGCCAACTACATGATCGACGAAGTCCAGGACGTCTATCGACTGCAGGGCGTGAAGATCAACGACAAGCACGTTGAGGTGATCGTCCGCCAGATGCTCCAGAAGTGGGAAATCCTGCACAGCGGGGACACCACGCTTCTCAAGGGCGAGCATGTGGACAAGGTCGAGTTCGACGAGGCCAACGCTAAGGCCGAGAAGAAGGGCGGACGTCCCGCACAGGGCGAGCCGATCCTTCTGGGCATCACCAAGGCGTCGCTGCAGACGCGTTCGTTCATCTCCGCGGCCTCCTTCCAGGAGACGACCCGCGTGCTCACCGAAGCCTCGGTGCAGGGCAAGGTCGATACGCTCGTGGGTCTGAAGGAGAACGTCATCGTGGGCCGCCTCATCCCGGCGGGCACCGGTGGAGCCACGACGAACGTGCAGAAGATCGCAACGGATCGCGACAATGTCGTGATCGAGGCGCGCCGTGCCGAGGCCGAAGAGGCTGCACGCCTAGCTGCGCCGGAACAAAGCGCCGATACGGTCGGTGGCGATGCCTTCGACACGGTGATCGAGGACACGACCGAGAGCCGCGAATAA
- a CDS encoding MarR family winged helix-turn-helix transcriptional regulator, with protein sequence MSIHSPLGQAGQASFMITYLDALSLVERLHRLLLDVIKDEFERVGILQINAVQALLLFNIGDNEVTAGELKTRGYYQGSNVSYNLKKLVEAGYMHHQRCEIDRRAVRVKLTDKGQEIRALVEQLFARHAEGLEGKGVLGPDGLEDITHALRRVERYWTDQIRYIY encoded by the coding sequence ATGAGCATCCATTCCCCTCTGGGGCAGGCTGGGCAAGCCAGCTTCATGATAACCTATCTCGATGCGCTGTCGCTGGTGGAGCGACTGCATCGGCTGTTGCTCGACGTCATAAAGGACGAATTCGAGCGGGTCGGCATCTTGCAGATCAATGCCGTGCAGGCGTTGTTGCTGTTCAATATCGGCGACAATGAAGTCACCGCCGGGGAGCTGAAGACGCGCGGCTATTACCAGGGCTCGAATGTCAGCTACAATCTCAAGAAGTTGGTCGAGGCGGGGTATATGCACCACCAGCGCTGCGAAATCGACCGCCGCGCCGTGCGCGTGAAGCTGACCGACAAGGGCCAGGAGATCCGCGCTTTGGTGGAGCAGCTATTCGCCCGGCATGCGGAAGGACTGGAAGGGAAGGGCGTTCTGGGCCCCGACGGTCTGGAAGACATCACCCATGCGCTTCGCCGGGTGGAGCGGTATTGGACCGATCAGATCCGCTATATCTACTAG
- a CDS encoding pyridoxal phosphate-dependent aminotransferase, protein MSFLSNTLARVKPSPTVAVTQLARDLAAEGRDVIGLGAGEPDFDTPDNIKAAAIAAIHAGKTKYTAPDGIPELKQAICEKFKRENSLDYKASQISVSTGGKQVLFNALVATLNPGDEVVIPAPYWVSYPDIVRLAGAEPVIVEAGMDTNFKLTPEALEAAITPRTKWFIFNSPSNPTGAGYSHDELRALTEVLERHEHVWIMSDDMYEHLAYDGFTFCTPAEVAPALYDRTLTVNGVSKAYAMTGWRIGYAGGPEHLITAMRKVQSQSTTNPCSISQWAAVEALNGPQDFLAERLTAFQRRRDMVVAALNDTPHLDCPTPEGAFYVYPSCAGAIGKTSDGGTTIEDDEVFARALLEEEGVAVVFGAAFGLSPHFRISYAASDADLTEACTRIRRFCDGLT, encoded by the coding sequence ATGTCCTTTCTGTCGAACACGCTTGCCCGGGTAAAACCGTCGCCGACCGTGGCCGTCACACAACTCGCCCGGGACCTCGCGGCCGAGGGGCGGGACGTGATCGGACTCGGGGCCGGCGAACCTGACTTTGACACACCGGATAACATAAAAGCCGCAGCGATTGCGGCAATCCATGCGGGAAAAACGAAATACACCGCACCGGACGGAATCCCCGAACTGAAGCAGGCGATCTGCGAAAAGTTCAAGCGGGAGAATAGCTTGGACTACAAGGCGTCGCAGATCTCGGTCTCGACGGGCGGCAAACAAGTTTTGTTCAACGCGCTTGTTGCGACACTGAACCCGGGCGACGAGGTGGTGATTCCCGCGCCCTACTGGGTCAGCTACCCCGATATTGTGCGGCTCGCCGGTGCAGAGCCCGTGATCGTCGAGGCCGGGATGGACACGAATTTCAAGCTGACGCCCGAAGCGCTCGAGGCGGCGATCACGCCCCGGACGAAATGGTTCATCTTCAACTCGCCGTCGAACCCCACCGGTGCGGGGTATTCGCACGACGAGCTGCGCGCGTTGACGGAGGTTCTGGAGCGCCATGAGCATGTCTGGATCATGTCGGACGACATGTACGAGCATCTGGCCTATGACGGTTTCACCTTCTGCACCCCTGCCGAAGTGGCGCCCGCGCTCTACGACCGGACGCTGACGGTGAACGGCGTCTCCAAGGCCTACGCGATGACGGGCTGGCGGATCGGTTATGCGGGCGGGCCGGAGCATCTGATCACCGCGATGCGAAAGGTGCAGTCGCAATCGACGACGAACCCCTGCTCGATCAGCCAATGGGCAGCCGTCGAAGCACTGAACGGACCGCAGGACTTCCTGGCGGAGCGACTGACGGCGTTCCAACGTCGGCGCGACATGGTGGTCGCGGCGCTGAACGATACGCCGCATCTCGACTGCCCCACGCCCGAAGGGGCCTTCTATGTCTATCCGTCCTGCGCGGGCGCCATCGGCAAGACAAGCGATGGCGGCACGACAATCGAGGATGACGAGGTCTTCGCCCGCGCGCTTCTGGAAGAGGAAGGCGTCGCTGTCGTCTTCGGCGCGGCGTTCGGCCTCTCGCCGCATTTCCGCATCAGCTACGCGGCCTCGGACGCCGATCTGACCGAGGCCTGCACCCGCATCCGCCGCTTCTGTGACGGCCTGACGTGA